One segment of Theobroma cacao cultivar B97-61/B2 chromosome 9, Criollo_cocoa_genome_V2, whole genome shotgun sequence DNA contains the following:
- the LOC18589410 gene encoding transcription factor bHLH35 isoform X1, producing the protein MLAMENIENIGDEYKNYWETKYFLENEEYSSWAIDEFSGYYDSSSPDGAASSAASKNIVSERNRRKKLNERLFSLRAVVPNISKMDKASIIKDAIDYIQELHEQESRIQAEILELESGKLKKNPGYEFDQELPVLLRSKKTKLENIFDSGGSRTSPIEVLELKVTHMGEKTVVVSITCSKRTDTMVKLCEVFESLKLKIITANITAVSGRLLKTVFIEADEKEKDELKAQIETAIAALNDPQSPMSM; encoded by the exons atgCTTGCCATGGAGAATATTGAGAATATCGGTGATGAGTACAAAAATTATtgggaaaccaaatatttcctGGAAAACGAAGAATATAG CAGCTGGGCAATTGATGAGTTCTCCGGATACTACGATTCGAGTTCTCCTGATGGGGCAGCCTCGTCTGCAGCCTCTAAGAACATCGTTTCCGAGAGAAACAGGAGGAAGAAGCTTAACGAACGGCTCTTTTCACTCAGAGCAGTTGTCCCAAATATCAGCAAG ATGGACAAGGCTTCCATAATCAAGGATGCCATCGACTACATACAGGAATTACATGAGCAGGAGAGTAGAATCCAGGCTGAGATACTGGAACTGGAGTCAGGAAAACTGAAGAAAAATCCGGGGTACGAGTTTGACCAAGAGCTGCCGGTGTTGCTGAGATCCAAGAAGACCAAACTGGAAAACATTTTTGATTCCGGGGGATCAAGAACTTCCCCTATTGAAGTTCTTGAA CTCAAAGTGACGCACATGGGAGAGAAGACAGTGGTGGTGAGCATAACATGTAGCAAACGGACAGACACGATGGTAAAACTGTGTGAGGTTTTTGAGTCTTTGAAGCTCAAAATCATCACAGCGAATATCACTGCTGTCTCGGGGAGGCTGTTGAAAACCGTGTTCATTGAG GCTGATGAAAAGGAGAAAGACGAGCTAAAGGCACAGATTGAAACAGCCATTGCAGCTCTTAACGATCCGCAAAGTCCAATGAGCATGTAA
- the LOC18589410 gene encoding transcription factor bHLH35 isoform X2 — translation MLAMENIENIGDEYKNYWETKYFLENEEYSWAIDEFSGYYDSSSPDGAASSAASKNIVSERNRRKKLNERLFSLRAVVPNISKMDKASIIKDAIDYIQELHEQESRIQAEILELESGKLKKNPGYEFDQELPVLLRSKKTKLENIFDSGGSRTSPIEVLELKVTHMGEKTVVVSITCSKRTDTMVKLCEVFESLKLKIITANITAVSGRLLKTVFIEADEKEKDELKAQIETAIAALNDPQSPMSM, via the exons atgCTTGCCATGGAGAATATTGAGAATATCGGTGATGAGTACAAAAATTATtgggaaaccaaatatttcctGGAAAACGAAGAATATAG CTGGGCAATTGATGAGTTCTCCGGATACTACGATTCGAGTTCTCCTGATGGGGCAGCCTCGTCTGCAGCCTCTAAGAACATCGTTTCCGAGAGAAACAGGAGGAAGAAGCTTAACGAACGGCTCTTTTCACTCAGAGCAGTTGTCCCAAATATCAGCAAG ATGGACAAGGCTTCCATAATCAAGGATGCCATCGACTACATACAGGAATTACATGAGCAGGAGAGTAGAATCCAGGCTGAGATACTGGAACTGGAGTCAGGAAAACTGAAGAAAAATCCGGGGTACGAGTTTGACCAAGAGCTGCCGGTGTTGCTGAGATCCAAGAAGACCAAACTGGAAAACATTTTTGATTCCGGGGGATCAAGAACTTCCCCTATTGAAGTTCTTGAA CTCAAAGTGACGCACATGGGAGAGAAGACAGTGGTGGTGAGCATAACATGTAGCAAACGGACAGACACGATGGTAAAACTGTGTGAGGTTTTTGAGTCTTTGAAGCTCAAAATCATCACAGCGAATATCACTGCTGTCTCGGGGAGGCTGTTGAAAACCGTGTTCATTGAG GCTGATGAAAAGGAGAAAGACGAGCTAAAGGCACAGATTGAAACAGCCATTGCAGCTCTTAACGATCCGCAAAGTCCAATGAGCATGTAA